Within Spinacia oleracea cultivar Varoflay chromosome 4, BTI_SOV_V1, whole genome shotgun sequence, the genomic segment TGGGGGTTGGTGTTAAATGATTTGGGTAATGATTTAGATGATGAGGGGAGTATTCAGTGGGTATAATACGATTGAAGTAAAGAGCAGATGAGTATAACTTTATGCTTGAAACAAGAGATGAAAAGGGAAGAAAGTAAATTTATTTACGTACTCTTTCTTTTTTCAAATTTGTAAATAAATAACGCACGAAATGGGGCAGTAACAGTCTAtccattattaattttaataagaagattatctataagctctattttaatgataATTGTCTATAACTGTAGTTTAGATATGCAAGTTTAATTAGGCCTGATCAAATGGCGGGCCGGACCGGGTTCGGGCCGGGCCGAGCGATTAAAATTCTGCCAATTATGTCGGACCGGGCCAAGCTTCAGGCCATTTTTTTGTCCCCAAAACCCGTTATTTCGGGACAAAATTTGCGGGCTTTTTGGGTCATTTTCGGggcgggccaaatttataactaaaattgttgttttacgTTGTCCAAAGcccgattttttttaaaacgttCGGGCCGGGCTTGGCCCAAAAAGCGGGCCGAAATATTCTGCCCAAAACACGCAAATTTTCGGGTCGGATCGGGCTGGACCCATGATGATCAGCTCTAAGTTTAATATTCATAtgataaaccgtgcatcgcacgggtactatactaattcgaaaaactaaaaaatCATTATGAATCAGTCGAATGAAAATGGAGTATATATACAATCGAAATTATCCAAATGCAATTGAAGACATCAGATATTTCAAGACTTTTGGACCTAGTCATAAATTTGGTCGACCGGTTATTTGTTCAGCCCTAATGTCAAAAGTTTAATAACATTAATGACATCCACATAGGGCCGTCAAATCTCAACCCTAACCGTTGAACCTGTTTGGTTAATCCGAATCGTTAAGAACTTGAACCGTTAATAACCCGTTAGTTGAAACCCGAAAAATAACCGAACCGATAACATTCAACCCGAATCCTATTAAATCGATTAAGACGCGATACCCGATAACAAACCGCCATGCGTCAACCCAAACCGTTTCTACCCGAACCGAATGGACCCGAAAACCGTTAATGACCCGATTTATTTTAACCCAAACAGTTTCAACCCAGAAAAAACCCGTTTCAAtcccgaactgtttcaacccgaaccgtttacaaccagaactgtttcaacccggaccgtttacaactcgaactgtttcaacccggACCGTTTACAATCCGGACCATTTagaacccgaaccgtttacaacccgtaacCCGTTTAATTCAAACCGTTTATAACCCGCAATATCAAATATGATTGTAACATGAGTGTTTCTAGATTTGACTTTGCAGGTGCtccattaaaaaaaacattaggATTATTCACCCCTTTCAGATTACTTACAGCAAATGGAAATTGATTTGAATTGTTAAAAAATTGGCTACTATTGATATTGTTATTGTTGTATTCGTAATACTATGGCATGGTGGGGAAGGGCATAGACGATTTTGATTCCATTTGAATAATATGATTGGTTAACATTACAGGACATAATAAAAGACATTGACTGACTTTTCTTAAataagtttatgaaattaattggatAGTGAAAATTACTACATTAGTTGTtcgtcaaaaaagaaaataacattagTTATAAATCACGTAATCAAATTATATGGCATCTTTTACCTTtcactttgctttaataatgtacATATTGTAATATAATTAAACgtattgaaaattgtgattttagtaataacCCGACATTGTTTGTAATTTGTGTCCGAATTGATCTGACTAaacatgaacccgacccgatatgaacctgaCCCAAATACAATCCGGCTAACCCCGTTAACAAACCGAACCGAATTGACCTGACCCGACTACAATCTGACCCGACCcaacccgatatgaacccgatcCGATTATAACCCGAACCGATATGAACCTGgaccgatatgaacccgacttaACCCGTTTATGACCCGACCAAATAAGATCCGAACTgacatgaacccgacccgatatgaacccgacccgatataaACCCGTACCACATAACCCGAATCCGAACCCGAACCAAACCGTTAATTTTTCAAACCGAACCGAAATGAACCGATAGCAAAATGAACCAGTTTCAATCCGAACTAATGAACCCGAACCGAAACCGAaccgatgacccgatttgacacccctgCATCCACTGTATTAAACCCttgtttatttaattgattttaaagtcATACGTATGGATGTGAAATTGGTGCTATAAAACACAGTGGCTTAAAGTCATATCCCAATATCCATATAATACGGATGTGCAATTTGTCATATAACAGAATTTCcaataaaaaatacatttttttaaggaaaaatttCCAATAAAAAATACGTGTACGTACATAGTAGAGTTACCACCTAATACATGTTGATACAAACGTCCGTCGCCACTAGTGCACCTTAAACAATTGTAATACGATCACTGAatgcaataaattaaataatcccACCATTCAAAATCGACACCTAATTACCACCTAATACCATATTGAAGTAAGGAAGTAATGAAGCGTATTAGCTGGCAGTTGATATAAACACAttcaatataaaaaaaatatgataagaaatataaaaaattatacggagtatataaaagTTTTATGTATAAGTATAACTTTTCACCTAACAGTTATAATTTATATTTGCTAATAAAATAATTACACATTGTTATTAAATAGTTAgtcttatacttcctccgtcttttaatactcgcaacgtttgttagtttcacgcatgccgatgcacaactttgatcatttatatcttaaattctctttatgcaaaaattataaaaatttgatattttgaaaatacacattgagacgaatctaacaagatcccacatgactatgttttatcttatataaaaaacactacgaatagtcaaagtatattatatgaatagtggcaaaaatccaaacattgcgagtattaaaagacggaggaagtatatatgaCGGTCCATTACAGACTtcctataaaaaaaatatggatTGAACGTTTGAAATTCAGATAATCAACTCACTACCAAAAATGTTTGTGAATATTTGGTTATTGCTTGCTATTTTAGTGTTGAATGGACTACTTGTTCCTCAAATAAAATTCACTAATATTGGTGTTGCAGCAACTAAAGAAACTCAGCAACTACCAGCTTCTTTAATAAGGGCCCCGAGAAGACCACGTCCGACCGCGCCGTCGCCTCCTATGCCTAACGTGCCTATTCACTTCATGCCGCCTGCTCCAACACTAgatccaccaccacctcataaTTGTCAGCCACCGCCTTCGCGTCAACAACATTCACCACGCCCTCCTACTGTTTTACCATCAGCTCCACCACTGCCACCGTATTATTGAGGCTACTTTCACTCTTCGAGGTCATCGTTGTTATCTTGGTTGTTGAATAAATGAATAAATCCattttgaaaagaaaacaaatattGATGTTCACTTtaattttactccctccgtcccggaatatttgacccgatttgaccggcacagagtttaagagatttgaattgacttatttaatttaataggtagtagttgatagtggggtattattttaatgtagttggtggaaaatgtgtaaaggggtagggttgggggagagtaggggttgaatttttaattattttttgtatggagtagagggtaggtgggttaataggggtggagtgagaaataatataatatcgttagaatatttccatttttaaaaataggtcaagtattaagggacgacccgataaggaaaacaagtcaagtattccgggacggagggagtactagtgTTATATTCACGCTATGCGTATGCAATCCCACTTCAATGAACCTGGTCCACGCTATAATTAGCATGGAGCAGGGTGTTTTTGTAAATTAACGTGAACCGGGTAATCGACGTCTTctattatagaaactataggttttgtaaagtaactatatctacataatagtaactatgaaaaaaaaaaatatatagtcttttcgataagaataattattctatccaaagagtaaaaaaatatatcatatagaaatgtaattttaactgtaaaacaattactataaaaataagaataactAGTTtggaagcccgtgcgatgcacggttttttttattaaaaaaatctgaaatactAAATATGATATTTCCGGATTTTCTCATCCCTAATTCAATTGTTCTTGAaattatcttttaatttttactttgttttttttaaatgataaaTATGTATCTTTATCTTATCATGAGACACTAAGTTTATCTTTCTATTAAACATAGCTGTTATATCATATCATGAActcattttatattttttaattaatttataatatattaacaaagattttgaagaattttTGTGATAAGTTATACGGTGTAGTTGTTTAGATGTATTATATTGTTAGTTtcatttttggcaaatttgccaaaaaggaccttttataactcaaattttgcaagaaaggaccttatataattttttttgtgaaaacacaccttaaagtaattttttttgcgagaaaggacctaaggaaAGTTTCtagcattgactgagcttttccggccattaacttgcacgtgagcagcacgtgtggcttacgttAGCTAAAGACAATGATTTTcccgactcttgaattttcaaacttgattttatttcggtttttttttttcaactttatgttttaaagcttagaattttggaggaaaattgggtgtgataAGCAAAATAAtgccacacgtgcttctcacgtgcaagtcaatggccggaaaagctcagtcaatgccggaaatttacttttggttgtctttcgcaaaaaaaaattacattaacgtgtgatttcacaaaaaataaattatataaggtcctttctcgcaaaaatatttacattaaggtgttatttcacaaaaaaaattatataaggtcctttctcgcaaaatttgggttataaaaggtcctttttaacaaatttgccttcatcttaatatatattttcaaaatattaatattgttataagtttttataatatgtaggtaGAGAAATTGGTGGTTAAAGTTGTACAGTGACAAACGTGTCCGATCAAAACAGGTCAAATATTAAGAGATATAAGGAGTATATAACAAGAGGGGGGAATACACATACCAATATAGCAAAATAATTCAATAATATTAAACTGAAATGATAATCATAGTATAAACCGAATCAAAAGCGACTAATCAATCTTCAACAGAACAGTAACATTTGGTAATAGCATAATGCTTCAATGAAATCATAAAATACATTAATTACAAGTCACAAAATATTGAAGTAACATTCTTCATAAATAAAAGGGCAAACTTTACCCTTTTCCATTTCACTGGTCTGCATTTAATATCCTAGCAAGATGAGCTCTGATAACACTGATGAATCTGCTAAGAGTCGTGATTGACGTCGAAACTTCCCTGCAGTTGACGTACGAGATAACTGTGGGAGGAATATTGTAAAATTCGAAAATGAGAATAAAATGTGGGCCGAATATTTGATGTGAATAAAGCTGTGACGTGTTATGAAAcactgtcttagaagcaaaatttGCCCCGACTATGATGCAATCGTAATAGGCGTTGCCCCCAAAGATTTTACACAGCAACTCGTTTTAACGTGCACTCGAATAAAACGAATTAGGAACTCATAATATGCTCAGAATAAGATAGAGGGTagaatgtgttaggttatgatacatatgacaattcataaatcatgcggaaaaaccataaacccaggaaaacatattatttacacataatcatttagcatagaatagatgcatactctttgttgcgtgccttccctagctgcgcccgaaccgaacaagaacaagtctttaggactccaagtgtcgtccctccgtagatagtccacagcacgtccggatccgccttaagattgaccaactagaatcgcccttaaggtactattattttcggcactttataggcaaatgtgtgactgaatttttctctcaaaaactcactttgaatactttgaaacttgtgttataaattgtgagccctagcctcatatttatagcggtatggaaagggaatcgaaatcctattcagatacaaattaatcaaacctagaatcctacaagaactctaatttaattaatttatcaaatagaattaggaatttaatcattaaccgaactctgcatgttttaggaaacgtgcacgaacacaaacacttgcacacacacgcacgacagccacgatgggcctcatgcgtgcgcgcgagcagcagcccactcagcgcccgcgcgcgctgcgcgctgtgcgctgcgcgcgctgtgcgcgctgtgcgctgcgcgtgctgtgcgcgctgtgcgcgctgcgcgcagcctgctgggcctggccttgctgtttgtgcggcgcgcttggcttgctgggcgatggcctggcttcgtgctgggcctcgtccggcaggcctcgtccgatgcttattcgtacgatgcgcttccgattaaattttccgattccggtaatatttccgattctgacaatatttccgtttccggcaatatttccgattctggcaatatttccatttccgataatattttccgatacgtaccatgtttccgtttccggcaacatctacgacttggataatatttatatttccgatacgatccatatttccgtttccggcaatatcatcgtttccggagtattcatttcttgcctgtgacgatcttagctcccactgaaaccaagatccgtcggttccgaatattcatagatagagtatctaatgccattagatacttgatccgtttacgtactatttgtgtgaccctacgggttcagtcaagagtaagctgtggattaatatcattaattccacttgaactgaagcggcctctagctaggcattcagctcacttgatctcactgaattattaacttgtcaattaatactgaaccgcatttattagacttaacatagaatgcatacttggaccaagggcattatttccttcagtctcccacttgtccttagggacaagtgtgcatttcctaattcctttgtcgctcgatgcttgctcttgaacataaggtaagagttgtcatccttattatgtccagaggtgttcctcggtttcagagttcaactgatcaaataaacagataatcatagcctatgattcatccgagcacggccatgcatttcacagtttctagctctccgagtggccttgtacaacttttaagcatctcatcccgatttatgggaggacaatcccaatcttgcgatcttgagattagacttcgtttgataggtgattacctgagcgttgcctttatagcctccttttacggtgcgacggttggtcaacgtcaaagcaactagttctcaaacaagtaatctcaaatcactcaggcattgaggatttagtgtctaataatttaatgaaatttacttatgacagactttcatctcttacagtaaagtttcataggtcttgtccgatactagtcttcccaaagtaagtatctatgcaaatgattatgacattgccatgtccacatagttcaagaaacagaactactagtcatcttgcattctaatcgtctaacgttttctatgcgtccaattttatagaaaactccgattagggaccattttcaacctttgacattcaagttcacttgatagacatttcttagtcacaggactggtcctgacagtctatcttgaatatatcgtcaaattggagggactcatcatttaataagccacaaattaaatggaaaaatgaattcctttcatttattgtgaatgattaaccaataatgttttacaaagatttaaactctaaaactttaaaacattaaacagagacatcaaagccattctccaatatgcttgattcccatagctgcagtgtgcgagttgtgcttcgcttgcggcagaggtttagttaatggatctgatatgttgtcatcagttccaattttgcttatctcgacttcttttctttcaacgaactctcgtagaaggtgaaatctacgaagtacatgcttgactctctggtggtgtctaggctcttttgcctgtgcaatagctccgttattatcacaatacagggctattggtcctttaatggaggggactacaccaagttctcctatgaacttccttagccatatagcttcctttgctgcttcatgtgcagcaatgtactccgcttcagttgtagaatccgcaatggtgctttgcttagcacttttccagcttactgctcctccgttgaggcagaagacaaacccagactgtgatctgaaatcatctttgtcggtttggaaacttgcgtccgtatagcctttaacaattaattcatcatctccaccatagaccaggaagtcatctttgtgccttttcaggtacttcagaatattcttggcagcagtccaatgcgcctctcctgggtctgactggtatctgctcgtagcactgagtgcgtacgcaacatccgggcgtgtacatatcatagcatacattattgaaccaatcaatgatgcatatggaatcccattcattcgtctacgctcatcaagtgtttttgggcactgagtcttgcttagagtcattccatgagacatgggtaggtagcctcgcttggagtccgccatcttgaacctatcaagcaccttattgatataagtgctttgactaagtccaatcatctttttagatctatctctgtaaatcttgatgcccaatatgtactgtgcttctcctagatccttcatcgaaaaacatttcccaagccaaatcttgacagagttcaacataggaatgtcatttccgataagcaatatgtcgtcgacatataatactaggaaagcaattttgctcccactgaccttcttgtatacacaagattcgtccgcgttcttgatgaaaccaaagtcactgactgcttcatcaaaacgtatattccagctcctggatgcctgcttcaatccgtagattgatttctttagcttgcatacctttttagcattctttggatcctcaaaaccttcaggttgtgtcataaacacagtttctgttaaaacgccgtttaagaaagcagttttgacatccatctgccatatttcgtaatcgtaatatgcagcgattgctaacattattcgaatagactttagcattgcaactggtgaaaaggtttcatcgtaatccacaccgtggacttgcctgtaaccttttgcaaacaatctagctttgaaaacttcaagtttcccatccttgtcctttttcagtttgaaaacccatttgcttccaatggcttggtagccatctggcaaatcgaccaaatcccatacttggttttcagacatggagtctaattcagattgcatggcttcttgccattgcttggagctagggctcgtcatagcttgcttgtaagtcgcaggttcatcactttcaagtaatagaacgtcatagctctcgttcgccaaaatacccaagtacctttccggttgagatctatatctttgcgatctacgcggggtaacatttctagattgaccatgattctcaccagattcttctaaagatctctgagtttcatcctgaatgtcatcttgagcattctctagagtttgttgttcgactcgaatttcttcgaggtctacttttctcccacttgtcattttggaaatgtgatccttctccaaaaagacaccatctcgagcaacaaacactttgttctcagatgtattgtagaagtaatacccctttgtttcctttggatagcccacaaggatacatttgtcagattttggatgaagtttgtctgaaattaatcgtttgacgtatacttcacatccccaaatcttaagaaaagacacatttggaggctttccaaaccataattcgtatggagtcttttcgacagctttagacggagctctatttatagtgagtgcagctgtatttagtgcatgtccccaaaattctaatggaagttcggcctgacccatcattgacctgaccatgtctagcaaggttctgttcctccgttctgacacaccgttccattgtggtgttccaggaggagtcaattctgatagaattccacattctttcagatggtcatcaaattcatagctcagatattcaccgcctctatcagaccgcagtgccttgatcttcttgcctaattgattctctacttcactctgaaattccttgaatttgtcaaaggattcagacttatgcttcattaggtagacataaccatacctactgaagtcatcagtgaaagtgataaagtagctgaaaccacctctagcatttgtactcattggtccacatacatctgtatggattaaacccaatagttcatttgctctttctccaactttagagaaaggttgctttgtcattttgccaagtaaacatgattcgcatttaccataatcctctaagttaaatggttctagaattccttccctttgaagtctttctaagcgtttcaagtttatatggcctaatcgacaatgccacagataggtgagatctgaatcatcctttttggcctttttggtatttatgttatatacttgtttgtcgtgatctaataaataaagtccattgactaatctcgCAGATCCaaaaaacatctctttaaaataaaacgaacaactattgtcttttattataaaggaaaatcccttagcatctaagcaagaaactgaaatgatgtttttagtaagacttggcacatggaaacattcttccagttccaaaactagcccggagggcaacgacaaatagtaagttcctacagctaatgcagcaatccgtgctccatttcccactcgtaggtcgacttcacccttgcttaactttctacttcttcttagtccctgtggattggaacataagtgtgagccacaacctgtatctaatacccaagaagttgaattagcaagtatacagtctataacgaaaatacctgaagatggaacgactgttccgttcttctgatcttcctttagctttggacattctcttttgtaatggcctattccatcacaataaagacagcttgatgtggacttgtcctgctttgatttagcattgcccttggactttccacctttcttgaatggtctctttctagccttgagtaaatctttggcttcacagtccagtactatttcagcctttctgacaaggtgaataaattctgcaactgtttcttctcttggttcacttaggtatagttgcttgaagcgaccaaacccactgtgtagtgaattgagcaagacagagactgccatcctttcgcttattggtgttcctagtagacttaggcgatcaaaatatgaacacataagatccacatggaacctcagtgggacgcctaccctttgtttagtgcgaaggagctgaacatgtgtttcttggacctccatcctataacacctgttgggagaactaacctttagaccagacattgattcaatcaactcatggac encodes:
- the LOC130471527 gene encoding calcium-dependent protein kinase 27-like, with protein sequence MDVKTAFFNGVLREIVFMMQPEGFVDPYNQGIMIACFAVMLAKHHSVKGDYKSSIQIISNLNHLPPLELYTITSSWSFSTPGIDIIVLNGLLVPQIKFTNIGVAATKETQQLPASLIRAPRRPRPTAPSPPMPNVPIHFMPPAPTLDPPPPHNCQPPPSRQQHSPRPPTVLPSAPPLPPYY